TCTAATTTTTTCCTTATACCAGTTCTCTGTCACATTGCACTAAATCTTTAACAAATTAATTTATTATCTTCCTTTGTGTACTTTGCGTACTTTGCGGTTAGTTAAAAAAATTAAGTGCCACGTCATAGAAAATTGGTATTACTCATTGTGTATTGTGAGTTAATCGCCATAATTGTGGACTTAAAAACTCAATTTTGTATTGAGAATCTTGACTGAGTTGATTCATTAATTCTGGAGATGGGACAAATAAAAATACATCGAAATTATTAGGAATTGGTAACAGATTTTTGGTAATTAATTCAGGAGGTAGAGAACGGCAAGTATGACAGTAAGGTTTTAATCTTAGCTGTACTTGAGGATTAAGTTGATGGCTCAAAGCTAAATTTGTTCCCATACTACCATCACTAACTATTAGTGGTTGTTGAGATTGATTAATGATTTTAGCGGCTTTGTAAGTAATATCACTATGGCTTTTAGTCCACCAGGAGGTAGCTTGAGAAGTTAATACACTAGAAAATAATGCTCCAGAGAATAACAGACAGATGGTAAAATACCAAAATTTATTCTGTGCTTTTCTAGTTGTAATACCAGCAGCAAGGAGATAGGAAACAGATATATGAATACCCAAGTAAGCGGGGGTGAGATAGCGCAGAATGATTGATCTATTATCTCCAGACAATAAATCTTTTCCCATGATGGGGACAGATGTTAACAGGATTAATGTTAACAGAAATATCCAAGTTTTGGCATGGGTACGACGACACACAAAATAAATAGAATACCCAGATAACATTACTAGCAAGAATACTAATGTTATTTGCAGGAGATAAGTAAATATATTTTCAAATCCAAAATTTATAACTGCCCTTTCATGGTTAGTATCAACAAAGATGCGGCTCAGGTTAAAAGCCCAGGTTTTGACTAATGATAAAGTTGGCATTCCTCCCTTGCCACCTACTATATTATTGATATGTTTTAAATTGTTGATGATTACTAATAACCAGGGAATAAAAGCTATGACAGCGACAAAAGATGCTAGTAGGTAAGCAATTATTCTTTTTGTAAATCTAAATTTATCTAAGGCTATTACATAACTACCATGAGCTAATGCAACTAATACAGAGAAGGGAAAAGTATAAAAATTAAGTGCTAAAGATGCGGCATAAATTACCCAATCAAAGATTCTCATTTTGCGGCTTGCATACAGCAGTGATGCACTGGAAAATAAAATCATTGCCGTCCATAAACTATATTGCCTTGCTTCTTGTGCGTATAGGATATGAAATGGTGATATAGCTATAAAAGTTACGGCTATCCTAGAGGGTAAAGATGAAGCAAATAATTCCTGGCATAACCAATACATACTAGGTAATGCGAGCAAACTAGCCAATGCTGCAACAGTTCTAAAAGCGACAATTGAACTACCAAATAATCTCACCCACAACCAATTGATAACGTAGTATGCTGGTGGATGTTGTGGGTCTTCCAATGCCAGAGATTGAATAGTATCAAATAAACTTTTGCTAGAACTCAGAGTCTGATAATTTTGAAGTTCTTTAGCACTAATATTATCAACGCTAGAAACCTTTTGAACTACTTCATACTCTGTGTACCCGGCTACGCGTAAAGATGTAAATGCTTCGTCATCCCAGTATGATTTATTGTCAATGTTGATAAATCTGAAAAGAATTCCTAAAACCAATAGTGATATAAGTATAAAATTCAAATTAATTGTTTTTTTGTTTGAAGAAAAAAGCTTTTTGGGTACTTGATTAAATGGCGAAAGTTTAATGGTCATACTTATTTATACCTCAAATTTTTAATGGAAGTAAAAATTTGACACTAGCTGCATCTATTTACAAACATTATTGAAATAAGACTATAACAGACTAATTATTGATTTATTTGAATTTTTCATAAAGTTAAAGTAAAAATCTGACATTAAAAATTTAATTAGGTAAAATTATCAAAATAGAATTGGTTGCTGTAATTAAAAATAAAAGTAGGCTTAACTTTGGGGTGCTAGTGAAAATGCCAAAATTTGGATAACAAATCATTGTTTTTCTCTGTTTCGTGGGAAAATCTTAAATATTTACTAAACTTTGCAACAAGGCACATGAACAATAACTCTTCAGAGATACTATTAACCGTTCCCACTGGTCCATTAAAGATTGCTGAATATCCACCAGGTGATCTAGCTGGAGACAATGATATTCTGCTATCTCTGGTGATTCCTACTTACAAAGAGCGTGATAATATCGAGAATATTGTCAAGATCCTGACTGGATTACTGGATGAAGCTATTCCTGGTAATTATGAACTAATTGTAGTCGATGATGATAGCCCAGACCTCACTTGGCAAGTAGCACAATCACTGATCCCAGATTATCCCCAGTTGCGGGTGATGCGACGACAAGAGGAACGGGGGTTGTCTTCTGCGGTGATTCGTGGCTGGCAAGCTGCGACAGGGAGCATATTGGGTGTGATTGATGGTGATTTGCAGCATCCTCCAGAAGTATTATTACAACTGTTAAATAAGATAAAACACGGAGCAGATTTGGCTTTAGCCAGTCGTCACGTAGACGGTGGTGGTGTGAGTAGTTGGAGCGTGATTAGACGCTTTTTGTCTCGTGGAGCGCAAGTTTTAGGGTTAATTATTTTACCAGGAGTCTTGGGAAGAGTTACTGACCCAATGAGTGGTTATTTTATGGTGCGACGCAGTGCGATCGCTGGTGCAACCATGAATCCGGTAGGGTATAAAATTCTCTTAGAGGTGATTGGCAGAGGCAAAGTAGGGGAAATTGCAGAAGCTGGTTATGTCTTCCGTGAACGCACTGAAGGCGAAAGTAAGGTAACATGGAAGCAATATGTAGAGTATATTCAACATCTAATTCGTTTACGGGTATCTACTGGTAGGTTAGGTAAAATTAGTCGGAAGATTGATTTTCCCCTTGGCAAATTTATCCGCTTTGGTTTAGTAGGATTCAGTGGGGTGTTTGTAGATATGGCAGTGCTTTATTTACTCAGTGATCCTTCTACTTTAGGTTGGAATTTAACTCGCAGTAAAATTATTGCTGGTGAAGTGGCCATTTTCAATAATTTCCTGTGGAATGATGCTTGGACATTTGCAGATGTTTCCATGCAGCAAAAAGGATGGAAACAACGCATTAAGAGATTTTTCAAGTTTAATGTGGTTTGTTTAGCAGGATTGGTAATTAATGTCTTGGTTTTGAATATTGTTTATAATTTCTTGGTTCGTAATCAGTATATTGCTAACTTGATTGCGATCGCAGTTGCCACAATTTGGAATTTCTGGGTTAACCTCAAACTAAGTTGGCGGGTAACTGATGTGAAATAATCAAGTTTTGTAATTACAGCAACCGTCAAGGTGGTGAGGAGATTTGTTACCTGTCACCTGTTATCTGTATTGGTAAAATAGGTTGAAATTCAGCTTTCTTGAGAGTCGCTAAATAAAGCTCAACTTCAATATCAGGATAGCGGTTGCGAATTAACCAATAAGCCCGACTTAAATAATCTGTATGTACTTGCAATTCTCGCTCTGGATCTTTGCTTAAATTAGAGTCTATCATCATTGCATAAGCACCACAATCTTGATGATCAATCACAATCACTTTGTGAATATGATGTAGTCGATAGGATATATCTAATTGATCCCAAAATGCTTCAGCATCAGATGGATGGGGAAAACCTGTTATAGCCAGGGAAGCACCTGCTAAAGCTGTCCAATCATACTCACCCCATAAATTTTTCCTGTTTAAAAAATAGCGTTCTGCTGTCAAAAACCGAAAATCAATACAACTAAGAACTAAAGCTTTTGTTTGATGAGTTTCGGCTCTAGCGGGTGCTGCTGATTGTAAAATAGTAAATGCTGCTGCTCCGGGAAGGAGAGTTTGGAGAAAATGACGACGACTAGCCAAGGAATGGCAACAAAGACATTGATTTATTTTTGCTAGATTAATATTGTGCTTCATTTAAACCAAGAAAGCAAAGTATAGTGGGGGGTGATTTGGGGATATATAGCAGTTCCCATGCTCATGAGGTACAAAGTTTTTTAGTTTTAGGGAACAGGGATTCAACTCTCATACAAAATTTCTCACTCAATAGACATCTCCGGTAATTAAATGTGCGTGGTTTGAAACC
The sequence above is drawn from the Anabaena sphaerica FACHB-251 genome and encodes:
- a CDS encoding glycosyltransferase family 39 protein, with translation MTIKLSPFNQVPKKLFSSNKKTINLNFILISLLVLGILFRFINIDNKSYWDDEAFTSLRVAGYTEYEVVQKVSSVDNISAKELQNYQTLSSSKSLFDTIQSLALEDPQHPPAYYVINWLWVRLFGSSIVAFRTVAALASLLALPSMYWLCQELFASSLPSRIAVTFIAISPFHILYAQEARQYSLWTAMILFSSASLLYASRKMRIFDWVIYAASLALNFYTFPFSVLVALAHGSYVIALDKFRFTKRIIAYLLASFVAVIAFIPWLLVIINNLKHINNIVGGKGGMPTLSLVKTWAFNLSRIFVDTNHERAVINFGFENIFTYLLQITLVFLLVMLSGYSIYFVCRRTHAKTWIFLLTLILLTSVPIMGKDLLSGDNRSIILRYLTPAYLGIHISVSYLLAAGITTRKAQNKFWYFTICLLFSGALFSSVLTSQATSWWTKSHSDITYKAAKIINQSQQPLIVSDGSMGTNLALSHQLNPQVQLRLKPYCHTCRSLPPELITKNLLPIPNNFDVFLFVPSPELMNQLSQDSQYKIEFLSPQLWRLTHNTQ
- a CDS encoding glycosyltransferase, whose protein sequence is MNNNSSEILLTVPTGPLKIAEYPPGDLAGDNDILLSLVIPTYKERDNIENIVKILTGLLDEAIPGNYELIVVDDDSPDLTWQVAQSLIPDYPQLRVMRRQEERGLSSAVIRGWQAATGSILGVIDGDLQHPPEVLLQLLNKIKHGADLALASRHVDGGGVSSWSVIRRFLSRGAQVLGLIILPGVLGRVTDPMSGYFMVRRSAIAGATMNPVGYKILLEVIGRGKVGEIAEAGYVFRERTEGESKVTWKQYVEYIQHLIRLRVSTGRLGKISRKIDFPLGKFIRFGLVGFSGVFVDMAVLYLLSDPSTLGWNLTRSKIIAGEVAIFNNFLWNDAWTFADVSMQQKGWKQRIKRFFKFNVVCLAGLVINVLVLNIVYNFLVRNQYIANLIAIAVATIWNFWVNLKLSWRVTDVK
- a CDS encoding carbonic anhydrase: MKHNINLAKINQCLCCHSLASRRHFLQTLLPGAAAFTILQSAAPARAETHQTKALVLSCIDFRFLTAERYFLNRKNLWGEYDWTALAGASLAITGFPHPSDAEAFWDQLDISYRLHHIHKVIVIDHQDCGAYAMMIDSNLSKDPERELQVHTDYLSRAYWLIRNRYPDIEVELYLATLKKAEFQPILPIQITGDR